One Megachile rotundata isolate GNS110a chromosome 5, iyMegRotu1, whole genome shotgun sequence genomic region harbors:
- the syd gene encoding JNK-interacting protein syd isoform X7: MILQMSQVEMDQETVYGTHEDSHVVMSEKVQSMAGSIYQEFEKMIARYDEDVVKDLMPLLVNVLECLDISYIENQDREVELELLREDNEQLVTQYEREKQLRKASDQKLFELEDVAEDERKELLAKIDSLESIVRMLELKTKNSHDHVVRLEEKEAEMKREYTRLHERYTELFKTHVDYMERTKMLVGSTERLENATSGRGPSRLPSLGLAHMSRSSGPLSYGFQSLEASINAEDFQEESPPNAANLKTEMLDNSSEATVETSDKSQLTDKPVKANKTTAISRHESPETEAPPLLATPTSPTVEKLATTPGGRSRTEREQRSGNTLYQELSFQDADALGEMDEGADITGSWVHPGEYASSRMGKEVENLIMENNELLATKNALNIVKDDLIIKVDELTSEQEILREEVRGLQQLRERLRQRIQALEDELKKVKEEAEAAAKAAKSDDEEDVPLAQRKRFTRLEMARVLMERNQYKEQFMELQEAVRWTELIRASKTDPASISGGKGSVWKFFSSLFTPADRGALVRGPHTLPHIRYSAPTNQVVPASSWGTMRRRTLKGRHEFLDQGDTISSEKLVARRANERREQYRQVRAHVRKEDGRLQAYGWSLPGKPSAPVRQPVPVPVYCRPLQESEPGMKIWCGAGVNLSGGKTRDGGCMIGGSVFYAAEAQEVSTNSKADAEDAIEHLDKEIQENENQRVEAEQLEQQLSSLVWICTSTQKMSKVTVIDANNPADILEVFNVCQGHLLCIASVPGAKESDYVQAVNEEPARTANGVNDNEGHEETVDQNNQKNKQETQSEKSKTESDSMSEDQNNENTEKSDDTNQNVTTEPQSLETVDGETMNLGKVHFVKVNVDVPPLRLNEKEDTTEEKQPEAIEEGTPIEKMSSIQPTMWLGAQNGAVFVHSAVAKWSVCLHSVKLKDAALAIVHVQGRVLVALADGTVALFRRGADGQWDLSQYHVITLGSPQHSIRCMTAVSGRTVWCGYRNKIHVIDPVLMTVECTVDAHPRRESQVRQLAWLGEGVWVSIRLDSTLRLYHAHTYQHLQDVDIEPYVSKMLGTGKLGFSFVRITALLISSNRLWIGTGNGVIISVPLAEGARNSMAVSRVQATSGKGDAPGVGVRIFASDHGVTLGSFIPYCSMAHAQLSFHGHRDAVKMFVAVPGHGGQSAVSDSSQPAMLVLSGGEGYIDFRVGDGEDTEESMEHSNSAVSANAEEHGEQSHLIVWQVQCPLPAPMND, from the exons ATG ATATTACAAATGAGTCAAGTAGAAATGGATCAGGAAACAGTGTATGGGACCCATGAGGACAGCCATGTGGTCATGTCAGAGAAAGTACAGTCTATGGCTGGTAGTATTtatcaagaatttgaaaagatgATAGCACGTTATGATGAGGATGTGGTCAAAGACCTAATGCCTCTCCTAGTCAATGTTCTAGAATGTCTAGACATATCTTATATCGAAAATCAAGATCGTGAAGTTGAATTAGAATTGTTAAGGGAAGATAATGAGCAGCTTGTAACACAATATGAAAGGGAAAAGCAATTAAGAAAAGCATCTGATCag AAATTGTTTGAGCTCGAAGATGTTGCAGAAGATGAAAGAAAAGAACTTCTAGCAAAGATTGATAGCTTGGAGTCGATAGTAAGGATGCTGGAACTGAAGACAAAAAATTCACATGATCACG TTGTTCGTCTTGAAGAGAAAGAAGCAGAAATGAAACGCGAATATACTCGTCTGCATGAGAGGTATACAGAGTTGTTTAAAACCCACGTAGATTATATGGAAAGAACAAAGATGTTAGTTGGAAGTACAGAAAGATTAGAAAATGCAACTAGCGGTCGTGGTCCATCTCGTTTGCCATCCCTTGGTCTAGCTCACATGTCTCGAAGTTCTGGGCCATTGAGTTATGGTTTTCAGAGCTTAGAAGCTAGCATAAACGCGGAAGATTTCCAAGAAGAAAGCCCACCAAATGCTGCTAACTTAAAAACAGAGATGTTGGATAATAGTAGCGAAGCTACAGTTGAAACATCCGATAAGAGTCAATTAACGGATAAACCAGTAAAAGCAAATAAAACAACGGCAATCTCTAGAC ACGAAAGTCCCGAAACCGAAGCACCTCCATTGTTGGCTACACCAACATCACCAACTGTAGAAAAATTAGCTACTACTCCAGGTGGGAGGAGTAGAACGGAAAGAGAACAACGAAGTGGTAATACACTATATCAGGAACTTAGTTTTCAAGATGCTGATGCATTGGGTGAAATGGACGAAGGAGCGGACATTACTG GTAGTTGGGTTCATCCTGGAGAATATGCATCATCAA GAATGGGCAAAGAGGTGGAGAATCTCATTATGGAAAACAATGAGCTTCTGGCCACGAA AAATGCGCTTAATATTGTTAAAGATGATTTAATTATCAAAGTCGATGAACTGACAAG tGAACAAGAAATATTGCGCGAAGAAGTGCGAGGTTTACAACAACTTAGAGAACGTCTGCGGCAAAGAATCCAAGCTCTTGAAGATGAACTGAAGAAAGTGAAAGAAGAAGCTGAAGCAGCAGCGAAAGCAGCCAAGAGCGACGACGAAGAAGATGTACCACTAGCACAAAGAAAAAGATTTACTAGACTAGAAATGGCTAGAGTGCTTATGGAGAGAAATCAGTATAAAGAACAATTCATGGAACTTCAAGAAGCTGTTAGATGGACTGAACTGATAAGGGCCAGCAAAACTGATCCTGCTAGTATATCAGGGGGCAAAGGTTCGGTGTGGAAGTT TTTTAGTAGTCTTTTTACACCCGCGGATCGGGGAGCCTTGGTTCGCGGACCACACACATTACCTCATATTAGGTATAGTGCACCAACAAATCAAGTTGTCCCAGCATCATCTTGGGGCACCATGCGTAGACGTACGTTGAAAGGTCGCCATGAGTTTCTCGACCAGGGAGACACCAT aTCTTCTGAAAAACTTGTTGCCAGACGAGCAAATGAACGTAGAGAACAATATCGTCAAGTTCGGGCGCATGTTAGAAAAGAAGATGGCAGATTACAAGCCTATGGTTGGAGTTTACCGGGCAAACCAAGTGCTCCTGTTAGACAACCCGTTCCCGTGCCAGTCTACTGCAGGCCTTTACAGGAGTCAGAACCTGGCATGAAG atatggtgtGGCGCTGGTGTAAATTTAAGCGGTGGTAAAACAAGAGacggtggttgtatgattggtgGTAGCGTGTTCTACGCAGCTGAAGCTCAAGAAGTAAGTACCAATTCAAAAGCTGACGCCGAAGATGCTATCGAGCATTTGGATAAGGAGATTCAGGAAAATGAGAATCAGAGGGTAGAAGCGGAACAATTAGAACAACAACTTAGCTCATTGGTTTGGATCTGCACTTCAACTCAGAAGATGTCGAAAGTTACTGTGATAGATGCTAATAATCCAGCCGATATTTTGGAAGTCTTTAACGTTTGTCAAGGACATTTACTTTGCATCGCAAGTGTACCTGGAGCCAAAGAAAGTGATTATGTTCAAGCAGTGAATGAAGAGCCGGCCCGAACTGCTAACGGGGTGAATGACAATGAGGGTCACGAGGAGACGGTCGATCAGAATAATCAGAAGAATAAGCAAGAAACTCAATCGGAAAAGAGTAAAACTGAATCCGACAGTATGTCAGAGGATCAGAACAACGAAAATACCGAGAAGTCGGACGATACTAATCAGAACGTTACTACCGAGCCACAAAGTTTAGAAACTGTAGATGGTGAGACCATGAATTTAGGGAAAGTACACTTTGTAAAAGTTAATGTAGATGTACCACCGTTACGATTGAATGAAAAAGAAGATACGACCGAAGAAAAACAGCCTGAAGCGATTGAAGAAGGTACACCTATAGAAAAGATGTCTTCGATACAACCGACAATGTGGCTCGGAGCTCAGAATGGTGCGGTATTTGTTCATTCCGCTGTTGCTAAGTGGTCAGTTTGCTTGCATTCGGTCAAATTGAAAGATGCTGCACTGGCGATCGT ACACGTACAAGGACGAGTTCTTGTCGCTCTCGCCGATGGAACTGTTGCATTATTTCGAAGAGGTGCAGACGGACAATGGGATTTATCTCAATACCACGTAATTACCTTGGGTAGTCCACAACATTCAATCCGGTGCATGACTGCTGTTAGCGGTAGAACTGTATGGTGcggatatagaaataaaattcatgttATTGATCCAGTTTTAATGACGGTCGAG TGTACCGTAGATGCCCATCCACGTCGAGAATCACAAGTGAGGCAATTAGCTTGGTTAGGCGAAGGAGTGTGGGTCAGTATTAGATTAGACTCGACGCTTAGACTATACCATGCCCATACTTATCAACATCTTCAAGACGTCGATATTGAGCCTTACGTTAGCAAAATGCTCGGGACTGGGAAACTTGGTTTTTCTTTCGTAAGAATTACCGCCTTACTCATTTCATCGAATAGGTTATGGATTGGAACAGGAAACGGAGTAATAATTTCAGTTCCTCTGGCTGAAG GTGCTCGAAATTCAATGGCAGTGTCCAGAGTTCAAGCAACAAGCGGGAAAGGTGATGCACCAGGAGTTGGTGTTAGAATCTTCGCATCAGATCATGGTGTTACACTCGGAAGTTTTATACCTTACTGTAGCATGGCTCATGCTCAACTTAGTTTTCATGGACATAGAGATGCGGTGAAGATGTTCGTTGCAGTGCCTG GTCATGGTGGGCAAAGTGCAGTATCCGATTCTTCCCAACCAGCCATGCTTGTTCTATCTGGAGGCGAAGGGTATATAGACTTTAGAGTTG GTGATGGCGAAGATACGGAAGAAAGTATGGAACATTCTAACAGTGCCGTGTCAGCGAACGCCGAAGAGCACGGAGAACAAAGTCATTTGATCGTGTGGCAGGTGCAATGCCCTTTACCAGCGCCAATGAATGACTAG
- the syd gene encoding JNK-interacting protein syd isoform X2, whose amino-acid sequence MSQVEMDQETVYGTHEDSHVVMSEKVQSMAGSIYQEFEKMIARYDEDVVKDLMPLLVNVLECLDISYIENQDREVELELLREDNEQLVTQYEREKQLRKASDQKLFELEDVAEDERKELLAKIDSLESIVRMLELKTKNSHDHGTNANGSLRPSLHKTSRYIVRLEEKEAEMKREYTRLHERYTELFKTHVDYMERTKMLVGSTERLENATSGRGPSRLPSLGLAHMSRSSGPLSYGFQSLEASINAEDFQEESPPNAANLKTEMLDNSSEATVETSDKSQLTDKPVKANKTTAISRHESPETEAPPLLATPTSPTVEKLATTPGGRSRTEREQRSGNTLYQELSFQDADALGEMDEGADITGSWVHPGEYASSINDNFFGMGKEVENLIMENNELLATKNALNIVKDDLIIKVDELTSEQEILREEVRGLQQLRERLRQRIQALEDELKKVKEEAEAAAKAAKSDDEEDVPLAQRKRFTRLEMARVLMERNQYKEQFMELQEAVRWTELIRASKTDPASISGGKGSVWKFFSSLFTPADRGALVRGPHTLPHIRYSAPTNQVVPASSWGTMRRRTLKGRHEFLDQGDTISSEKLVARRANERREQYRQVRAHVRKEDGRLQAYGWSLPGKPSAPVRQPVPVPVYCRPLQESEPGMKIWCGAGVNLSGGKTRDGGCMIGGSVFYAAEAQEVSTNSKADAEDAIEHLDKEIQENENQRVEAEQLEQQLSSLVWICTSTQKMSKVTVIDANNPADILEVFNVCQGHLLCIASVPGAKESDYVQAVNEEPARTANGVNDNEGHEETVDQNNQKNKQETQSEKSKTESDSMSEDQNNENTEKSDDTNQNVTTEPQSLETVDGETMNLGKVHFVKVNVDVPPLRLNEKEDTTEEKQPEAIEEGTPIEKMSSIQPTMWLGAQNGAVFVHSAVAKWSVCLHSVKLKDAALAIVHVQGRVLVALADGTVALFRRGADGQWDLSQYHVITLGSPQHSIRCMTAVSGRTVWCGYRNKIHVIDPVLMTVECTVDAHPRRESQVRQLAWLGEGVWVSIRLDSTLRLYHAHTYQHLQDVDIEPYVSKMLGTGKLGFSFVRITALLISSNRLWIGTGNGVIISVPLAEGARNSMAVSRVQATSGKGDAPGVGVRIFASDHGVTLGSFIPYCSMAHAQLSFHGHRDAVKMFVAVPGHGGQSAVSDSSQPAMLVLSGGEGYIDFRVGDGEDTEESMEHSNSAVSANAEEHGEQSHLIVWQVQCPLPAPMND is encoded by the exons ATGAGTCAAGTAGAAATGGATCAGGAAACAGTGTATGGGACCCATGAGGACAGCCATGTGGTCATGTCAGAGAAAGTACAGTCTATGGCTGGTAGTATTtatcaagaatttgaaaagatgATAGCACGTTATGATGAGGATGTGGTCAAAGACCTAATGCCTCTCCTAGTCAATGTTCTAGAATGTCTAGACATATCTTATATCGAAAATCAAGATCGTGAAGTTGAATTAGAATTGTTAAGGGAAGATAATGAGCAGCTTGTAACACAATATGAAAGGGAAAAGCAATTAAGAAAAGCATCTGATCag AAATTGTTTGAGCTCGAAGATGTTGCAGAAGATGAAAGAAAAGAACTTCTAGCAAAGATTGATAGCTTGGAGTCGATAGTAAGGATGCTGGAACTGAAGACAAAAAATTCACATGATCACGGTACAAATGCCAATGGTTCTCTCAGACCATCCCTTCACAAAACATCCCGTTACA TTGTTCGTCTTGAAGAGAAAGAAGCAGAAATGAAACGCGAATATACTCGTCTGCATGAGAGGTATACAGAGTTGTTTAAAACCCACGTAGATTATATGGAAAGAACAAAGATGTTAGTTGGAAGTACAGAAAGATTAGAAAATGCAACTAGCGGTCGTGGTCCATCTCGTTTGCCATCCCTTGGTCTAGCTCACATGTCTCGAAGTTCTGGGCCATTGAGTTATGGTTTTCAGAGCTTAGAAGCTAGCATAAACGCGGAAGATTTCCAAGAAGAAAGCCCACCAAATGCTGCTAACTTAAAAACAGAGATGTTGGATAATAGTAGCGAAGCTACAGTTGAAACATCCGATAAGAGTCAATTAACGGATAAACCAGTAAAAGCAAATAAAACAACGGCAATCTCTAGAC ACGAAAGTCCCGAAACCGAAGCACCTCCATTGTTGGCTACACCAACATCACCAACTGTAGAAAAATTAGCTACTACTCCAGGTGGGAGGAGTAGAACGGAAAGAGAACAACGAAGTGGTAATACACTATATCAGGAACTTAGTTTTCAAGATGCTGATGCATTGGGTGAAATGGACGAAGGAGCGGACATTACTG GTAGTTGGGTTCATCCTGGAGAATATGCATCATCAA TTAATGACAACTTCTTCG GAATGGGCAAAGAGGTGGAGAATCTCATTATGGAAAACAATGAGCTTCTGGCCACGAA AAATGCGCTTAATATTGTTAAAGATGATTTAATTATCAAAGTCGATGAACTGACAAG tGAACAAGAAATATTGCGCGAAGAAGTGCGAGGTTTACAACAACTTAGAGAACGTCTGCGGCAAAGAATCCAAGCTCTTGAAGATGAACTGAAGAAAGTGAAAGAAGAAGCTGAAGCAGCAGCGAAAGCAGCCAAGAGCGACGACGAAGAAGATGTACCACTAGCACAAAGAAAAAGATTTACTAGACTAGAAATGGCTAGAGTGCTTATGGAGAGAAATCAGTATAAAGAACAATTCATGGAACTTCAAGAAGCTGTTAGATGGACTGAACTGATAAGGGCCAGCAAAACTGATCCTGCTAGTATATCAGGGGGCAAAGGTTCGGTGTGGAAGTT TTTTAGTAGTCTTTTTACACCCGCGGATCGGGGAGCCTTGGTTCGCGGACCACACACATTACCTCATATTAGGTATAGTGCACCAACAAATCAAGTTGTCCCAGCATCATCTTGGGGCACCATGCGTAGACGTACGTTGAAAGGTCGCCATGAGTTTCTCGACCAGGGAGACACCAT aTCTTCTGAAAAACTTGTTGCCAGACGAGCAAATGAACGTAGAGAACAATATCGTCAAGTTCGGGCGCATGTTAGAAAAGAAGATGGCAGATTACAAGCCTATGGTTGGAGTTTACCGGGCAAACCAAGTGCTCCTGTTAGACAACCCGTTCCCGTGCCAGTCTACTGCAGGCCTTTACAGGAGTCAGAACCTGGCATGAAG atatggtgtGGCGCTGGTGTAAATTTAAGCGGTGGTAAAACAAGAGacggtggttgtatgattggtgGTAGCGTGTTCTACGCAGCTGAAGCTCAAGAAGTAAGTACCAATTCAAAAGCTGACGCCGAAGATGCTATCGAGCATTTGGATAAGGAGATTCAGGAAAATGAGAATCAGAGGGTAGAAGCGGAACAATTAGAACAACAACTTAGCTCATTGGTTTGGATCTGCACTTCAACTCAGAAGATGTCGAAAGTTACTGTGATAGATGCTAATAATCCAGCCGATATTTTGGAAGTCTTTAACGTTTGTCAAGGACATTTACTTTGCATCGCAAGTGTACCTGGAGCCAAAGAAAGTGATTATGTTCAAGCAGTGAATGAAGAGCCGGCCCGAACTGCTAACGGGGTGAATGACAATGAGGGTCACGAGGAGACGGTCGATCAGAATAATCAGAAGAATAAGCAAGAAACTCAATCGGAAAAGAGTAAAACTGAATCCGACAGTATGTCAGAGGATCAGAACAACGAAAATACCGAGAAGTCGGACGATACTAATCAGAACGTTACTACCGAGCCACAAAGTTTAGAAACTGTAGATGGTGAGACCATGAATTTAGGGAAAGTACACTTTGTAAAAGTTAATGTAGATGTACCACCGTTACGATTGAATGAAAAAGAAGATACGACCGAAGAAAAACAGCCTGAAGCGATTGAAGAAGGTACACCTATAGAAAAGATGTCTTCGATACAACCGACAATGTGGCTCGGAGCTCAGAATGGTGCGGTATTTGTTCATTCCGCTGTTGCTAAGTGGTCAGTTTGCTTGCATTCGGTCAAATTGAAAGATGCTGCACTGGCGATCGT ACACGTACAAGGACGAGTTCTTGTCGCTCTCGCCGATGGAACTGTTGCATTATTTCGAAGAGGTGCAGACGGACAATGGGATTTATCTCAATACCACGTAATTACCTTGGGTAGTCCACAACATTCAATCCGGTGCATGACTGCTGTTAGCGGTAGAACTGTATGGTGcggatatagaaataaaattcatgttATTGATCCAGTTTTAATGACGGTCGAG TGTACCGTAGATGCCCATCCACGTCGAGAATCACAAGTGAGGCAATTAGCTTGGTTAGGCGAAGGAGTGTGGGTCAGTATTAGATTAGACTCGACGCTTAGACTATACCATGCCCATACTTATCAACATCTTCAAGACGTCGATATTGAGCCTTACGTTAGCAAAATGCTCGGGACTGGGAAACTTGGTTTTTCTTTCGTAAGAATTACCGCCTTACTCATTTCATCGAATAGGTTATGGATTGGAACAGGAAACGGAGTAATAATTTCAGTTCCTCTGGCTGAAG GTGCTCGAAATTCAATGGCAGTGTCCAGAGTTCAAGCAACAAGCGGGAAAGGTGATGCACCAGGAGTTGGTGTTAGAATCTTCGCATCAGATCATGGTGTTACACTCGGAAGTTTTATACCTTACTGTAGCATGGCTCATGCTCAACTTAGTTTTCATGGACATAGAGATGCGGTGAAGATGTTCGTTGCAGTGCCTG GTCATGGTGGGCAAAGTGCAGTATCCGATTCTTCCCAACCAGCCATGCTTGTTCTATCTGGAGGCGAAGGGTATATAGACTTTAGAGTTG GTGATGGCGAAGATACGGAAGAAAGTATGGAACATTCTAACAGTGCCGTGTCAGCGAACGCCGAAGAGCACGGAGAACAAAGTCATTTGATCGTGTGGCAGGTGCAATGCCCTTTACCAGCGCCAATGAATGACTAG